The genomic interval AAACTGAGTTTAAAAGCAATTTAGTGAAACAACTACTGAAAGCATTTAGCAGCAATCTGATCAAGAACTAAATGGATTTTCCTGCATCAATGAAGGTTAACAGTCATGCaagaaaattaattgattacAATACTGCCAAAAAATTGacagataagaaaaataattgcaTGAAATAAGTTATGAAAAGGAAGACTCGGGTTTTGATACTACTCTTACCACCCAAGAAAGTCGGCATGCTCACCAGCAGAGTTCATATTCTGAACAATACCAGAATTAACCTCTCCATTTGTCAGCTCTAAGGATGTATCTTCCAGAGCACTGTTATTTTGAAGGTTCTGCATCTTCTTATCTGCAACAAgctttatttgttaaaaataaaaagcatagaGAAAAATTAACACTCTTATCCACCAATATCACATGGTTAATATCAAAGCACATTAAGTGACACCATGACCAATTCTGAACTTTAGATCATCGACAAAGAAAACAGATGCAATCAACAAAACTATATAGTGCCCATCAAATAGAAAGTGTCTACATATTTGAAAATTCTCAAGATTTCTgcaataaaatacataaataaataaatattgagcCATGAAAGTATTTTGATGGAATATAGCATCTCTATAGAGGAAAACAGCAATAAGGTACTCTTTGAACTACATACTATGCGAACCAGAATCACCACCATCTAAAATATCCTGAACTGAAATATTTCCTATCTCCTTTCTTATAAGTGAAGGGTTAGCTTGCTCTAGTGAGTCTTCAGACAACGTAGTGGTCACAGCTATACATCTGCAAAAGCACAATAAcagaaaaaatcaaatcaggGCTTCCAGTGTTTGATTTCAAAACATTAAATCCAGGACAGTAAGATCTAACATGACATGCAGCCAGCGAATCAACAGCCTGTAAACCAAAGCATCAATATTTGTACCTTTAAAGTCCATAAATGTGAAggtaaatgaaaaacaacatgCAACTTAACAAGGATATAGATAAATGACCAGcgtctttattttttatcttactATGTTCAATACATTCCTCGTATTTTCCCACATTTCTAAATGTGATAGCCTATCTAATATAACCAGGATCATTAACTTGGAAGAGAGTAAACCCCCAAATATAGGCCAATTACATATGTGATTGCATAACTAATAGAACCAAGATCATTACCTAGGAAGCGACTCACGGCAAACTCCAAATATAGACGAAATACATTATGAATCGGTAGTGTGACAGATTGGACATGCTACATAAACCAGTAATGCTCAAAACCATATGAACAAGAATAACAGGCATTACAGCAAAGTTTTTATAAGCTACCTATCTGGAAGGAATAGCATTAAACCAATAAAGATTATCTAAGCATACCTCATTCCAGCAGCTTTGGCAGCTTGAATTCCAGCAAGAGCATCTTCAATAACAATGCACTGTTCAAAAcatttcataattaaatatatatatatatatataaaggttcaTTCACGATTCCAGCCAAAAAGATCAGATTGCAAATTTGGGAAAAGATTTATTCTCAAACGTTGGGATAAGCCATATAATGGGATATATacttatgataaatttattccTACGTTACAAAAATAACTTTGCTGAAGTAAACAACAAACTAGCACACAATGCCCAGGCAGTTTGCCGTTATGGAAAGGAAAGATGTAGTGGTAACATCATGCAGACAGATATGTTGTTTGACTAGTGATTTTAGCACAGCAATCGCTTTGGCTGAAGTAACAACAGAATACTGCATAATGGCCTGCTAGTGCCAGATAATGTAAAGGTAAGATGTAACATAAGCATCATGTCAACAAATATGTTGTTTGACAACAATGACAAGTGATTACCAAATTTCTATTAGTAATTTAAGGGGAACCAAAAGCAACTTACCTCATGAGTGGGTACATTTAAGTTCTTAGAGGCCGCAAGAAAAATATCTGGAGCAGGCTTCAGATTTTCAAAAGCATCAGCTGACACAATTGCATCGAATCTGATGCCACGACATCAAAAGCAAGGCcaatatattgttttaattgataaaaagaACAAAGCCAGAAGAAAAATAAGCATTCTGCTGCCAATCGAAGcgtaaatataaaataagaaaatgcaATGACATGCATATTACTTCTCACTCCATAACTATCCAAGAATTCATATAAAAGATAGGCTGGGCAAGAATATATAGTTAACTGGAAAAAAAAAGCCCATCATGTTACAAAGATTTAGGCTAATACTAGTGGTTGCCACATGTTAACAAAGGAATGCCTAAAATAACTTCCTTAACTTAGTGATTCAAAATACCATTAGAATCCTATCCATAGTGGGTTTAAATGTACATTCTGAGGTAAAACTGCAGGAATGGTACTGATTTAGCAAATAAGCAATTCAAGATATCACCAAGATCCTTTGAGCAATACTATGTGAACCATCTCCCAGTAAGATTTTCAAAACCTGTTATAACTTATAACACAGTCTCAGGCAAATAAATACATAACCTTAACAATGACCATGAAGACAAAAATAAACTTCCAACAATGTTAGAACATGCATGATTTGCACATACAATGAATTGTGTGAAAACAGAGATATAAAACACTTACAAAGATGAATCCAAACCAGCCGCAGCCAAGTTGGCGTCAACCTTGATCCTGTCCGCACTAGAAGCTACAGCCACCTTAAGCCCTCTACTTTTGCACTATTAAACAAACAACATCATTCAATCCCGAATCTTGTAATTCCAACAACATGTCATTGACTATACCTCCTTGACTAACTCCAATGCACCCGGAAATCCAATGCCAGAGTTGGGTTTAGCATACTGTAAGTGAAATTGCAATCAGGAAACAAGAAACACAGCATTATTGAACCCTAGAAACAAAAATTCTTCAAAAATCAGAAAAACCTTATCAAGATAAATCTCAAAGAAACGTTTCTTCGCGGCCTCCCGATCGAAATCCTTCACTCCTTTGACACCAGCCACCCCTCCAAGAAAATTCGCCTCCCCTGATCCATCAATCCACAAACCAAAATCAAGATCAATAACGCAAAATAGATTTCAAGAACTCAAACcaacaagaagatgaagaatcagAAGAAGATGAAACAAACCAGTGCCCATGAAGGGCACGAAGTCTTCAGCGGTGACAGAGACACCGATCTCAGCGAAAACATCAACAGCAGCCATCCTCGACACATCCTCACTGTTACAAAGCACGCCGTCCATGTCAAAGAGCACCGCCGATACCTTCCCCCATTCCTCACCACCATTCTTGTCTCGAACCCCCATCACCTCCTCTTCCCGAGTAGTAGATGCTCCGGCAATGAAGCTCAATCGCCGGCGCCAACCGGCGAGGACGAAGGCTGGCGTCTCCGGGAAGGGAACAATGGAGAAGCACGTCTTCTTCGATGGTTGGGAAGGGTAGAGTTGGTATTTAAAAAGGCGAGAAGGGCCAGTGAGATTTATAGCCGTCGAGATGAAGGCCATGAGTGAACAGTATGGTATGAAATGACGAAAAGGCCCTCAATGTATAACAAAAGAGGAAAAGAGATGGGTTGATATCGAATTGTTAAACGTTATTATGGAGCTGGATTCTGGATTTTTGAGAAGCGGGATTTATCATGAGGATATGACACGTGGAAGAATAATAATTCGCCACGTTGCATGACCCGTTGGTAGGGATGTGCTAGAAAAGGCTTATCTACCTTGGTTTGATATAGATCACTCATCATGCATTATGATCCCAAATATTctcaatatttataatataattattaaaacttatttttgaCTTGTAAATAAACTTTGCATCAATTCTTATTTTGgtcattaaagtaaaaaaaaaattattcaaatcacTAAACTTACCGGATAGATGATAAATGCTTTTATtaccatttaattaattttttattatgtaaatcaaAGAAAACCTAAGCTTTGtgcaaagaaataatatatgcATTTCCATACATACTTTTTATAtgatcattttttctttttatttacaaTACCTTGTCCATGATTTTTATGTGACTGTCTaatctatttataatttcaatgactttttgaaaaaaaaaatcatttttcacTGAGAAGGAAATGAAATACTAGTTCTTATATTTGagtgatattatttatatattatttacatttttatctattatcaaaaatactaaataaaattgTAGTTAATGAGATATTGGAGTAAACCATTAAATGGTTTTATGCAATTTGAATCACATGTTCAtacattaaaacaaattttatatttaaactaaCTTGAGGttagttggattttttttttgtttttttttttttttaaaaattgattaatctaTATAATCTCTGCAGTTTATAACTTTACTTgtaaatttcaaaagttttcaTAAGCTGCTGTCAAataaacttttaattattattattatatataattccatgccataatttctttgaatacaaagaataataaaaacattaaaaaaagtcataaaattttactatttttaccCATAAGTAAATGTTTATAACTAAAATCAAGCCAGGAGATGACatttgtgattatttttaaatttatgaaaaatacaaaagaatgaaatacaaaagaaagactgttaaattcatttttttaatggttttatattttataaataatataaaattaagagtTGTGCtaacaattataatattttttcagaaaaacaaaacaaaaccaagatATCCCGAGAAGCTCTGTGATCCTATCATTATCACTGgttcatctttgttttcatgggttttattttactttaatttgtcattatttattggagttattttgtttttttattttttatttattaagctACCATATTACCTGTATTGATCACAGGCTCGTTTTGTTTTCATGAGTTTTATTAAGATCTGTGGTCCTATCATTATCATTAGTTCGTCTGGTTTTCATgggttttattttactttttttaaaaatttttttaaaattgattaatcTATATTTTGCTTTACCATGtgaattgttttatttatgtgtttgttttatgttttgcaTTTATCCTAATGCTTTTTATTGCATGTATATCTATTTtcttatgtatttattattttttaaataaatatgatttatccatttaaaaaaaacacacacacattaacGTGAGAAATTAGGctatttcatgatttttttttattatataacattaattaattcaCTTGGCACAGCACATCctatacaaaatattaaatgtaatacataaatagataaataaaaaggcaTGCACAagtttttgatgttttaaaaGTCTCAACTAATTCATTTAGACATAGCTTTTCAATGCGTCTTCTCTTTTACCCTAGTTGACCATGATCAGAGAGACTTTATTATGAAAGATAAACCAAACAAGTATATTTTTGTATGTTATCCAAAGTCATCAATTGAGTGTAAATTGATCGACATAACAtagatattaacaaaaaaaaaaaaaattgaagcaaacTTACATTTTcaatgtttataaaatttaaacctGGTTCATCTATAACGTATGCCGCCATAATATTAGCAACAACAATATTTTGTCCGGTTACATAAATGATAATTTCAATAATGAAAATTCAACAACACAATAATTAATTGGATGATTTGCTTAAAAAagggtataatttttttttttttaactttgtacATATGCAGGTATTTCagttataaataaatcaacatatCACTATGGAGCTTTCGGTCAAAAAAAGGTCCCATGatcacttaaatttttaaattttaaaaaaactataccAAAAGAGTAGTCActacaaaatcattattttttgcCGGAGCTTCTTCTTCAACACTTGGAAGAACTATTATCTCTCAAAATGATTCCAACACAGCTACTTTATAGCATATATTTCTActtttatctttcttatttatgtACCATTGTAACATTTCCCTTTCATATCAGGTGGACTTAaatctttattatactttttgttttgtttcttgttttgtttttatttttccttgtttaGTCGAAAGCTGTGTTGTTTCTGTTTTCTtgtgtcttttttattttaataaattgtgatttattcacatttattcaaaattaaaaaaataaaaatttaaccccacaaaacaaatatttaaagaattttagaaaaaccaataaaatttaGTTAGATCATAGGATCCAAAAAACTGAATATGTCATTAGCATCCCAGAAAGCTTTTAGATCAACTAGCAACTATTTAGAAGCAATTTAATAGAActattattgaaattatttagcAGTAGTCTGACCATTGAACTAATTGGATATAATATAGccaaaacaaaattgatgaataataaatataattacattaattaaGTTACCTCCCGTTTGGCAGCTTTGATACTCCGGAGCGTACTCCATTGCATAGATACTTTGaaggtttttcttcttttatctcCTCATCTGCAACAAACTGTATTTGTTAAAAATCATAGAGCAAGATTTACTGTTCTAATTGACCAGTATCAGAAAAGAGAAAGTAGCACCATCACCATTCAAATGAACTATGGATCATGAAATAAAGAACAGATGTAATGAAccttaaaaatacataaaatctcTCATATATTAAAGAATGTATCTACATATTTGAAAGTGTAAGGTATACTTTGAACTATATAATATGGGAACCAGAATCCCCACCATTCAAAATATCCTGAATTGATATATCTCCAATCTCCTTTCTTATAAGTGAAGGGTTAGCTTGTTTCACTTTGTCTTCTGACAGTGAAGTCATCACTGCTATGCATCTGCAAATAACACAACAAAACAAGATAGAGTCAATAGCCAGAGAATTAATGTATAGTACCTTTTTATAGTCTTTAAATGAGAAGATACACAAGTAGTGAAAGATGCCGTAGATATATGACTAGCAATTAGTTTGTGTCTTATAATGTATTGTTTCAAACCAATTCTCTTACTTCACACATTCTTCAATGTGATTGCTGTCTAATATATTCAATATTCAGGGCAAATTAACAGTGttacaaattgaaaatctttcACAAACATTCCAGCAACTTTTCTATAAGCTAATTATCCAGCAAATGCTGTCCTAAACAAATGATTTTCTATGCATACCTCATTCCTGCTGCTTTGGCAGCTTGGACTCCAGCAAAAGCATCTTCAATAACTATGCACTGTCAAATGCCTTTcaaagtttaaaataataatactaatataaaatatatatatatatatataaatagggtCTAACTTTCTTCAAAGATGAAGCCTAGAAGGGAAGTAAATGTTCTGTGCGGAACAAAAGTTAAGCTTAtagttattataaaatatgGTTACAAATGAATTAATTCCTGGTTTCTTTTAAATACAACATAGTTACTCCCAATTCATTACCAATGACTAAATGATTGAGAATAAGAGAAAGGATTTGTAATTCATGTAATTAGAAATAGccttttctttaatttacaCAACACACACCAATCACTTTGTGTGAAGTAGCAGAGCCTAGAGCATGTCACAATGCCTTTGCTAGTTGCGGTTATGGAAAGGTTAGATGTAATAGTAAAATCATCCACATAGATATTTGTCTGCTAATGCTTTCAAACATTTGTGAAAAAAAGGGGAAACTTAAAATATAAAGGACAgtaaaaaaggaaacaagaacaggttctgttttttctttgcaagaaaaagttataaaaagaGTAGAGAAATCCATCTTTTATTTTGCATTAAGATATTAACGTGTTTACCTCATGAGCAGGTGCATTCAAGTCCTTTGATGCTTTTAGGAAAATATCAGGAGCCGGCTTCAACCTCTTTAAACCATCAGCCGGCACAATCGCATCAAATCTGATGCCCAAGTAAGCCAACAAccagaaaaacacaaatatgattttcttttttgggttaatgattaaaaaaacaacaacaaactagAAGAAAACTAATCATTAAACAACAATAGGTGGGCGTCGTGGCTTGTCCACATtgtcaaaattaaacaaaagtaGTGGAAGGCATAAACATAAAGCAAGAAATAGAAATAACATGTATACAATTATGATGATACATACAAAATTAGCAGTGAGACCATATATAATTCACCCAATTATTAGGATTATTTTTCATTGGTCATCCAAGACAGTGAAAAACAATTCCAGAAGTATAATTTTTGTTTCACTgccaaaatttataaatctccAAATCTACTGGGAATGTAATTCTAGTGAATGGATGCCATGCCAATGCTTTCAAGAGGAACTATTGTACTTTCTATGTAACCAAACAGAGAGAATTCACAAAGAGATTCCGAATGTTGAACTACTTAATGGGAGGTTTGAGAAACCATTATGAGCAAGATAGATATACAACAATAACTTATCTTAAATATCTCTTCTAAACTATACAATTCTGCATATTCAATTAATCAATGTGATCCATCTCAGCAAAAGACAGAActataaagaaacaaagaatgcaTAAGAATTATATGAAAACAGAGAAACCAAGCAAAACTTACATAGATGGATCAAAACCAGCAGCAGCCAAGTTAGCATTAACCTTTACCCTATCTGCACTAGATGCCACAGCAACCTTAAGCCCTCTTCTTTTGCACTGTTACACTAACAACAACAGCATTAATTCAGTCCCAAAACTCACAATTCAAATAGCAATATCATCAATCATACCTCCATCACCAACTCCAGAGCTCCCGGAAATCCAATTCCAGAGTTAGGTTTTGCATACTGTGAATAAAATCAAgcaaacaagaacaaccatgaatcatataaacaaaaaaaaaatctcaaaaactCCAATCAGAGCAAACCTTATTGATATAAATCTCATAGAATCGTTTCTTCGCTGTTGCAGTATCAAATTCCTCAACTCCTTTGAGACGAGCAACACTTCCAAGAAAATTCGCGTCTCCtgatccatccatccatcaatccATTACCACAAAATCAAGATTCAAAACCTAGAAATTAAAGCAagacgagaagaagaagaagagaagaggatgAGATTCAACCAGTGCCAACGAATGGCATGAAATCCTCAGCTTCGACTTCGACGCCGATCTCGGCGAAAACATCGACGGCGGCCATACCAGCTGCTCCCTCGCTGTTGCAGAGCACGCCGTCCATGTCGAAGAGAACCGCCGATACCTTCCCCCATTCTCCAACACCCTTCTTCTCCACCACGACCACCTCCTCATCCCTCGTCGGAGAAGCTTCAGCCACGATCCATCTCCGGCGGCGATCGGCAATGAGGAAAGCTGGCGCGCTGGAGAGAAGAAGAACCTTCGAGGATGCAGAGGGGTAAATCTGGTATTTCAAAAGACGAGGATGCGCGGTGAAATTTAAAGCAGTTGAGACGAAGGCCATGAAACGCGTTTCTTATGAGGGAAATTACGAGAAAGCCCTCGGGGAAAGGGAATCTTTCAATCTCGGTTTGATTCGGGCTCGTTTGAGGGGTTGTGGCGCGGAGTCATGGAATCGTTTTTGATGAGCGGGAAAATGATGAGGGAGTGACACGTGGTTAATCAGACTCCCTCACGTGATTGGttggttttataaaaaaagaggcTTATCCTACATGCTTAATTTAGATCACCCACATGGCATCTCTTATATGATTCATAGGTTAGTGTCgaataatcataaaatttttgttttttattttatatatttaaatatatttacaatACCCCATCTGATGTTGGGGTTTAGAGAAAGACAGCCGTGAGGGTGAGGGTGTTAGATGCTGATCTAAATGACTCCAAGggcatttataaattttgaatctATAGACGttatttacatataaaaaagacTACATCATTTgacaaatttcataaattttgaaTCTACAAATATCCGAAAAAATataagttcatatatatatatatatataaagatgatGTGTTTTTTAGGGATATATCACGATGACTATTAGATTTGCATTGCAATACGTAATAGTaccattttttataaatagcaACGGTTagatcataatttaaaaattgttatcaAATGTCTctggtttttaaaaaccaaagatatatttaaaaaacttatatatacatatattgtgtTATTCATTAATTGTTTGGtaacaaataaaatagaaagGAAGGATGCATCAGATATTTATAAGAACGGCACATGATTTGTCACAAGTGCTTTActcatatttaataataaataagtaaataaataaatatgttgttAATAAGGGTTATAGTAAATTAATGATTTAGTAAAATAATCTAGTACCCATTtcaatcttaaattttttttccataactcaatcttgatttttttaaaaaaacatgtgtTACATCTCTCTATGCTTTgcggtttttttataaaaatattacctttataaaaaaatggtaCTTCTCATGCTATACCTAATTGATTagtttttgaagattaaaaattgTTACatataaaatgtatttttttattttttttttttgaaaaaaagagagaagttTTCATTAATAGGTAGAAGCTTCTTCAAGCAAGATCTCCCTCCCCTAAATGAGAAGGTGCAGAGTGTCATACATGATAGTGCCCAAACAAAAAAGTAGATCTTGCCAACATATGGCTAGTTCAATTCGATTAGACTGTCTCCTACAAAACTGTAAAGTGAATGATGGGCATTGATTTAACAGGAATTTGCACTTATTAATAAGCATTCCTATAGCTGAAATGTTAGCTTACCCTTGCAGAACTTTGCAAACCACAGCTTGAGCATCCATTTCTAGCATAACATTAGAGTAATTACCAGATTGCAACCAACACAAAACTTCCTTCAGAGCAATAGCCTCAACTACAATGGGGGAGATTAATCCATTAAATGTGGCCATGAAACCTGCTATAAAATTACCGAGATATATAGTCACAAAGAATGATTTCCGATCCCCACCTGCAGCTGGGCAGCAAACACAGCCCCATCAAGGTTACATTTAAAATGTCCATCTGGAGGTGGCGACCAGTTCAGGCTCCTACAACATCATAGTGGCGACTATGGACCTGTTGCTTCTGCCATGATGATAGTAAGTCAGAACCTCACATGATGAAGATGTAGAGAGGCGAAGGATACGCCTTCCATAGCTTGACATTGCGCGAGTTCCAGATGCTCCGAAGTGTCATGCATAAGTTGCAAACTACATCACAATGTCCAGAAGCCAATCCCCCGTGGCCATTCAAATTAGGTTTCATTCTTCGTGCTTTGGAGCTTTGTTCTGCCAAC from Dioscorea cayenensis subsp. rotundata cultivar TDr96_F1 chromosome 7, TDr96_F1_v2_PseudoChromosome.rev07_lg8_w22 25.fasta, whole genome shotgun sequence carries:
- the LOC120264542 gene encoding protein SUPPRESSOR OF QUENCHING 1, chloroplastic-like codes for the protein MAFVSTALNFTAHPRLLKYQIYPSASSKVLLLSSAPAFLIADRRRRWIVAEASPTRDEEVVVVEKKGVGEWGKVSAVLFDMDGVLCNSEGAAGMAAVDVFAEIGVEVEAEDFMPFVGTGDANFLGSVARLKGVEEFDTATAKKRFYEIYINKYAKPNSGIGFPGALELVMECKRRGLKVAVASSADRVKVNANLAAAGFDPSIFDAIVPADGLKRLKPAPDIFLKASKDLNAPAHECIVIEDAFAGVQAAKAAGMRCIAVMTSLSEDKVKQANPSLIRKEIGDISIQDILNDEEIKEEKPSKYLCNGVRSGVSKLPNGR